From Brassica oleracea var. oleracea cultivar TO1000 chromosome C3, BOL, whole genome shotgun sequence, a single genomic window includes:
- the LOC106328831 gene encoding uncharacterized GPI-anchored protein At4g28100-like produces MLPAMFQHAPSFISLIVFLTILSPVSPNSDPVTVQPFRVKPSPPDTIPAFPEQSDFSGCPLDLPEDLFHGIKSACTGKKLHRAKCCPVLGAWLYSGYSTTALSRSLPSSSSAASRNATTPEEEDMPLLPDDSETCVDGLEKSLRRRGIELQRQNETCDVAYCYCGIRLHHLSCSEAFSVNEEGRLVGDESVDRLENDCLSGRHANGDRLSHLGRCNKCLNSLYKLNPKKTSGTRNQSKEDRNRTTKIHNKDCVLMGLTWLLAKNRTAYFHSVTSVLRAVMLSQNEPRSCALGGDGMPLAVDSSEFSNDSSSALLKYPYHLVHFILYSVIALVLPGLW; encoded by the exons ATGCTTCCAGCGATGTTCCAACACGCGCCGTCTTTCATTTCCCTCATCGTCTTCTTAACCATTCTATCACCCGTATCACCAAACTCAGACCCAGTCACCGTCCAGCCATTCCGGGTCAAACCATCCCCACCCGACACCATACCCGCTTTCCCGGAGCAATCTGACTTCTCCGGCTGCCCACTCGATCTACCAGAAGACCTCTTCCACGGAATCAAATCAGCATGCACCGGCAAAAAGCTCCACAGAGCAAAATGCTGCCCCGTGCTAGGCGCGTGGCTCTACTCCGGTTACTCAACCACCGCTCTCAGCCGTTCCCTTCCCTCCTCCTCCTCCGCCGCCTCAAGAAACGCGACGACTCCGGAAGAAGAAGACATGCCTTTGCTTCCCGACGACTCGGAGACTTGCGTGGACGGATTGGAGAAGTCGCTGAGAAGGAGAGGGATTGAGCTTCAGAGGCAGAACGAGACGTGCGACGTCGCGTACTGCTACTGCGGAATCAGATTGCATCACCTGAGCTGTTCCGAGGCCTTTAGTGTGAACGAAGAAGGGAGGCTCGTTGGAGACGAGAGTGTTGATAGATTAGAGAATGATTGTTTGAGTGGAAGACACGCCAATGGTGATAGATTGTCTCATCTTGGTAGATGTAACAAGTGCTTGAACAGCCTCTACAAG CTAAACCCGAAGAAAACTTCAGGGACAAGAAACCAATCAAAGGAAGATAGAAACAGAACCACAAAGATCCATAACAAAGACTGTGTCCTGATGGGTCTCACTTGGCTTCTCGCTAAGAACCGTACGGCTTATTTCCACTCTGTCACTTCTGTCCTCAGAGCCGTCATGCTCAGCCAAAACGAGCCTCGGTCATGTGCTCTGGGAGGTGACGGCATGCCTTTAGCTGTTGACTCTTCCGAATTCTCCAACGACTCATCATCAGCTTTACTTAAGTACCCGTACCACTTGGTCCACTTTATACTTTACAGCGTCATCGCATTGGTATTACCAGGCTTGTGGTGA
- the LOC106330288 gene encoding uncharacterized protein LOC106330288, with translation MTGFREFQRQSLQQLRPNSVDEDDYNEFDNAVKIFESMDLPNDTNFYWACIHAFKEERFWRKYFIDRAERTTEDKLKFLQALSGYTPDSEFVGKRLESGQKFGSPTCGQWNSGFQQWGTPPSAPQWGTPPNAPQWSSPSNAPQWGTPPNAPQWDTPPNVPQWGTQPFPQWGAPQNSQQWGSSTSTQQWGPTSAVPQWGSSPTTHQWGSSQDAPQYIPPRNVQHGFSLETEVQTTTREKEVPVSENVIRGVSPEFTNYASTSKASRPRRRGGLFNIWGTERGLNLNETQESDSTSDN, from the coding sequence ATGACGGGTTTTAGAGAGTTTCAGCGCCAAAGTTTGCAACAACTACGTCCAAATTCTGTTGATGAAGATGATTACAATGAATTCGATAATGCGGTGAAGATATTCGAATCAATGGATCTTCCAAATGACACCAATTTCTATTGGGCGTGCATTCATGCATTTAAAGAAGAAAGATTTTGGCGTAAGTACTTTATTGACAGAGCCGAAAGAACCACAGAAGATAAGTTGAAGTTTTTACAAGCTCTTAGTGGATATACACCGGACAGCGAATTCGTGGGAAAGCGGTTAGAATCTGGACAAAAGTTTGGTAGTCCAACTTGTGGGCAATGGAATTCTGGTTTTCAACAATGGGGAACACCTCCAAGTGCCCCGCAATGGGGAACACCACCAAATGCGCCGCAATGGAGTTCACCTTCAAATGCTCCGCAGTGGGGTACACCGCCAAATGCTCCACAATGGGATACACCGCCAAATGTTCCGCAGTGGGGTACACAACCTTTTCCACAATGGGGTGCGCCTCAAAATTCTCAACAATGGGGTTCATCAACAAGTACTCAACAATGGGGTCCTACATCTGCTGTTCCTCAATGGGGATCATCACCGACCACTCATCAATGGGGATCATCACAAGATGCTCCACAATATATTCCTCCGAGAAATGTTCAACATGGATTTTCCCTAGAAACAGAAGTACAAACTACAACACGTGAAAAGGAAGTTCCTGTTTCCGAGAATGTTATCAGAGGAGTTTCACCGGAATTCACGAACTATGCTTCTACAAGTAAAGCATCACGTCCACGAAGACGAGGAGGATTATTCAATATCTGGGGAACTGAACGAGGACTAAATCTAAATGAAACACAAGAAAGTGATTCCACATCGGATAACTAG
- the LOC106331702 gene encoding peroxisome biogenesis protein 3-1-like translates to MDLVRSFWRKHRKKILVTTTCLGSGYLLYKLYNAHTRNLADLERELADERHNDEIIKTQMKAHFENIQMIADVTTLPHALRRLSSRIAEEIHVSGVMETLSKGKGTLVPSEKLHLWNELKILSFTRMVLSLWSVTMLSLYIRVQVNVLGRHLYIDTARGLTSSHLLEELDLIDREEEKKFLTSADYLATNGMPSLISDMKRAVKEVLKGKQLKDMLTTRSLEETVIRILDVFMSKGSPHHWVDYLMMAQDATMSPRDTTTTSVPSSDDATVTKLHQLINETREVLTSTEFTNVAEISLKSCTVALVEEMEKQTGLAAGMQLAKLLPQIEKTVPEISAVPDENRFLQLIRDLPEVQLFFTLLYSNMPL, encoded by the exons ATGGATTTAGTCAG AAGCTTCTGGAGGAAGCACAGAAAGAAGATTCTGGTGACAACAACTTGTTTGGGAAGTGGTTATTTGCTTTACAAACTATACAACGCCCACACTCGTAACCTCGCCGACTTGGAGCGCGAGCTCGCCGACGAGCGTCACAATGACGAAATCATCAAAACCCA AATGAAGGCTCATTTCGAGAACATTCAGATGATTGCTGATGTAACTACATTACCTCACGCGTTGCGTCGCTTGAGCAGCCGCATTGCTGAGGAGATCCATGTCTCTGGTGTTATGGAGACGTTAAGTAAAGGAAAAGGAACTTTGGTTCCTTCTGAGAAGCTTCATCTTTGGAATGAGCTCAAGATTTTGA GCTTCACGAGAATGGTTTTGTCGCTGTGGTCAGTCACTATGCTTAGTTTGTACATTAGAGTTCAAGTCAACGTTCTGGGAAGACACTTATATATCGACACTGCTAGAGGTCTCACCAGCTCCCATTTACTT GAAGAGTTAGATCTGATAGATAGAGAGGAGGAGAAAAAGTTTCTGACAAGTGCTGATTATCTTGCAACGAATGGCATGCCGAGTTTGATTTCCGATATGAAGAGAGCAGTGAAAGAAGTTCTCAAAGG AAAGCAGTTAAAAGATATGTTAACCACAAGAAGTCTTGAAGAAACTGTGATTCGGATTCTTGATGTGTTTATGAGCAAAGGAAGTCCACATCACTGGGTAGATTATTTAATGATGGCACAAGACGCAACAATGAGTCCAAGAGACACCACCACCACTAGTGTTCCCTCTTCAGATGATGCAACTGTCACCAAGCTTCATCAACTCATAAACGAGACTCGGGAAGTACTCACAAG CACTGAGTTTACAAATGTAGCAGAGATCTCGCTCAAGTCTTGTACCGTAGCGTTAGTAGAGGAGATGGAGAAGCAGACCGGTTTGGCTGCAGGGATGCAATTGGCGAAGCTCTTACCACAGATTGAGAAGACTGTCCCGGAGATTTCAGCTGTACCGGACGAGAACCGGTTCTTGCAACTCATCAGAGATTTGCCTGAAGTTCAGCTCTTTTTTACTCTTTTATACTCAAACATGCCACTATAA